One genomic window of Anas acuta chromosome 14, bAnaAcu1.1, whole genome shotgun sequence includes the following:
- the MACROH2A1 gene encoding core histone macro-H2A.1 isoform X6, whose amino-acid sequence MSSRGGKKKSTKTSRSAKAGVIFPVGRMLRYIKKGHPKYRIGVGAPVYMAAVLEYLTAEILELAGNAARDNKKGRVTPRHILLAVANDEELNQLLKGVTIASGGVLPNIHPELLAKKRGSKGKLEAIITPPPAKKAKSPSQKKTVSKKTGGKKGARKSKKKQGEVSKSASADSTTEGTPADGFTVLSTKSLFLGQKGALWKRKAARSSWKLSLSFGKRTGPWT is encoded by the exons ATGTCCAGCAGGGGTGGGAAGAAGAAGTCAACCAAGACTTCGCGCTCTGCAAAGGCTGGGGTCATATTCCCTGTTGGAAGGATGCTGCGTTACATTAAGAAAGGCCACCCGAAGTACAGAATTGGTGTAGGTGCTCCAGTGTACATGGCTGCTGTACTGGAATATCTGACTG cgGAAATTCTGGAATTGGCTGGAAATGCAGCAAGGGACAACAAGAAGGGTCGAGTAACTCCTAGACACATCCTGTTGGCTGTAGCAAATGATGAAGAATTAAATCAG ctaTTGAAAGGGGTCACCATAGCCAGTGGTGGAGTGTTACCCAATATTCACCCAGAGCTGTTGGCAAAGAAGCGGGGGTCAAAAGGAAAACTGGAAGCCATCATCACTCCACCTCCAGCAAAGAAGGCAAAGTCtccatcacagaaaaaaactgtATCAAAGAAAACAGGCGGCAAGAAAGGGGCAAGGAAATCCAAG aagaagCAGGGAGAAGTGAGCAAATCAGCCAGTGCTGACAGTACAACAGAGGGAACTCCTGCAGATGGTTTCACGGTCCTGTCCACAAAAAGCCTGTTTCTTGGCCAGAAG ggagcactttggaaaagaaaggcGGCAAGGAGTTCGTGGAAGCTGTCATTGAGCTTCGGAAAAAGAACGGGCCCTTGGACATAG